The Oncorhynchus masou masou isolate Uvic2021 chromosome 13, UVic_Omas_1.1, whole genome shotgun sequence genomic interval AGACCACTCAGGAAATTACACACGACTGACGCGTCGCTTTCATTTCGGTGTCTCTTGTTGTTTTGTTGTATGTAATTCAGTGTTTAAATCTGTCCAGGGAATTCCCTCAAGGAGCGCTGCACGGCTCTATATAATGATCAGATGAAGCAAAGATGACAACACCTATCAGTTTACGCCACACTTGAGTCAAAGATCTCAGAATCATGCTGCCAAACTTTTATTTATGTGAGTATTAATTTTATTTGTACATCATTTTTTATCAACTAACCCTCTGAAATGATATGCCTCAAACTTGACATAGTCTTCCGTTTTCATTTATGGAGTTAAAGAATTACATTTTCAGGGGTGTTTTTATTATTGATCTGTTTAGAGGATTATTGGGGTGATGCATTGGTTggtgctgactgactgattgtgtCCTCCCTCCACACAGACTTTACCAGCTGTGTGCTGCTGCTCGCTTTGTTCTGCCAAGTCTCCATGGGAACCCCAGTGCGCACGCCGCGGAGTTTGGACACTGAGAAATGCGGGCAGTGCGCTCACCTCTCCAGAGAGCTCGTCAAGAATGTTAGAAAGCTCCTGGACAACGTGAGTGACAATTATAACGAATGCATTTGAACGTTTAATTCATATCTAATGTATTGTTCATTCAGTCTGTCAATCCGTCTGTATCGTTGATATGCTTACAGTTTATTCACACATTTTGTGATTAATGTATCCACTTACTAATTTCATCATTTTCCCTTGATAGGAAAACCTGTTTGGGGGATTAAACTGCTCGGAGCAGCGCGTGGAGGTGAACAGTAAGACCCAGACAGTCGTAGCCTGCGAACCCAACACGGACAGGGTAAGTCACAGTCATTTGCTAAATTCATATCAAcattctttttttaaatgatacTTTCTCGGACTTTTAAGTATTAATTGAAAGTGATAATTAGGATTTACAGAATAGTGAATTCAGTCGATTGATGCATTATTTTGCTGTATTTCCTCAGAACACAAGATGCTCTGGTCAACGGAACACCACATTCAGTGAGGTAACTATTGTGTTCTTGCAATAttgtatcattgtatataaatCCACAGTTTTAAAAATAAATAGTTAGATCTTTAGACAGTCTGTAGATTTTATACTGATGGCATTTCACATAATTCACCCATTCTTAGCTCACCCATTTCAACTGCTTCCTATATGTCTGATTGTCTGATCTCTGTCCATCTTTATATTTTCTTCTGACAGAGTGCGTGTCTGAGGAACATCCGAGCAGACCTAGGACATTATGCTGCCTCACTACAGGCTTACAAACAGGCCGACCTCAGCTCCACTGTCCAGGACACCAAGAACCTACTCAATAATTGTCCATCCACACAAGGGGATCCTTCCTCACATGTAAGATTAGATTTttctatttctttttttttttgtcataaaACATTCCTTCCTTCCCTGAATTTTCCTTTTTCTTTTGATTCAGTTTTCTAATGACAACAAACTCATACAGACAATTACAAAACTGTgtacaaaaaaaatgtgtttctctgtgtttgAAACAGCATAAATGTTATAGGCACGCATACAACTATGGACTTAAAGTTTGCATTTTTATAAAGTTAAGCTTTGTTTCCTTTTGCCCTGCAGGTTGCAGACGCTAAGCTGACTAGTGGTAACTCTGTGGACCAGAGGGTCCATCTGTGTAAGTTACTGAAGGGTTTCCACCTCCGGGTCATCACCATCAGCAGAGCCATGGGCTACATCTCTGCTGGGGACCACAGGAAGTAAACCCTCATCTTCAAAACCATCCGATTTCTCATCATCATCAACTATAACAAGTGCTGataatcttcatcatcatcatcatcaccatcaaaaAGTGAATCATCAGCAACACTGATTGTCATCTTCATCATCAGACATCATCCTCAACAACTACTTTGCCATCATAACTGTTGAATACTTACTGCACTACACTGTGAATGCCTAGATGAGTAGGACATGAGCTATCTAAACTCCTATGGCTCAGTTAGAGCTGAATGATAGTAGGTTTAGTGCAAAACTAGTCAATGAAGATCATGTTGGTcaatctatttatttatttattcctaTATTTAAGGactgtaatttatttatttatttgatttatgaaatgtatgtatttatttattt includes:
- the LOC135551516 gene encoding uncharacterized protein LOC135551516, yielding MLPNFYLYFTSCVLLLALFCQVSMGTPVRTPRSLDTEKCGQCAHLSRELVKNVRKLLDNENLFGGLNCSEQRVEVNSKTQTVVACEPNTDRNTRCSGQRNTTFSESACLRNIRADLGHYAASLQAYKQADLSSTVQDTKNLLNNCPSTQGDPSSHVADAKLTSGNSVDQRVHLCKLLKGFHLRVITISRAMGYISAGDHRK